The Cydia pomonella isolate Wapato2018A chromosome 20, ilCydPomo1, whole genome shotgun sequence genome contains a region encoding:
- the LOC133529018 gene encoding large ribosomal subunit protein uL1 → MSSKVSRDTLYECVNAVLQASKDKKRRFLETVEIQIGLKNYDPQKDKRFSGTVKLKYIPRPKMQVCILGDQQHCDEAKNLDVPCMDAEALKKLNKNKKLVKKLAKKYDAFLASESLIKQIPRLLGPGLNKAGKFPGLLSHQESMTQKIDEVKATIKFQMKKVLCLSVAVGHVDMTPDELAQNVHLSINFLVSLLKKHWQNVRSLHMKSTMGPPQRLY, encoded by the exons ATGTC gtcgAAAGTATCTCGTGATACGCTCTATGAGTGCGTTAACGCCGTGCTTCAGGCGTCAAAGGACAAGAAGCGCCGCTTCCTGGAGACAGTCGAAATCCAGATCGGTCTGAAGAACTATGACCCCCAAAAGGACAAGCGTTTCTCTGGCACCGTCAA GCTAAAGTACATCCCCCGCCCTAAGATGCAGGTGTGTATTCTGGGAGACCAGCAGCACTGCGACGAGGCCAAGAACTTGGATGTGCCGTGCATGGATGCTGAGGCTTTGAAGAAGCTCAACAAGAACAAGAAGCTTGTCAAGAAACTAGCTAAGAA ATATGATGCTTTCTTGGCATCCGAGTCCCTGATCAAACAGATCCCGCGTCTGCTAGGGCCCGGTCTAAACAAGGCTGGCAAGTTCCCTGGTCTGCTCTCCCACCAGGAGTCCATGACGCAGAAAATCGATGAGGTCAAGGCCACCATCAAGTTCCAGATGAAGAAG gtactctgtctgtctgtggcggTCGGCCATGTGGACATGACCCCGGACGAGCTGGCACAGAATGTGCATCTCTCCATCAACTTCCTTGTGTCTCTGCTCAAGAAGCACTGGCAGAACGTGCGCTCGCTGCACATGAAATCCACCATGGGCCCGCCCCAGAGATTGTACTAA